In one Drosophila pseudoobscura strain MV-25-SWS-2005 chromosome X, UCI_Dpse_MV25, whole genome shotgun sequence genomic region, the following are encoded:
- the LOC6902006 gene encoding 14-3-3 protein epsilon-like isoform X3, with protein MSERSDNLYRAKLADQAKRYADMAEAMKKTVKMGEELTVEERHLLSAAFKNQIGKLRSSWRVVNSIQRKEEAAGNVENLAAIRTYREQLENELGDVCMSVLDLVQTHLVLEDTDNENKVFYSKMQADYCRYLAEFTTGPELKEASKKAQASYNRAWQLAMDLPPTHPLRLGLALNFSVFHYEIMHSIEQAIALARSAFDSALGDLDKLSEENYKDSTLIMQLLRDNLTLWMAAKQTVRNIDDDGAPENQN; from the exons ATGTCTGAGCGCAGTGACAATCTTTACAGGGCAAAATTGGCTGACCAGGCCAAACGTTACGCGGACATGGCCGAGGCCATGAAGAAGACCGTTAAGATGGGCGAAGAGCTGACTGTGGAGGAGCGCCACCTGCTCTCGGCGGCATTCAAGAACCAGATTGGTAAGCTGCGCTCTTCGTGGCGCGTCGTAAACTCGATCCAAAGGAAGGAGGAGGCCGCCGGGAACGTGGAGAACCTGGCCGCTATCCGTACCTACCGTGAGCAGTTGGAGAACGAGCTCGGTGACGTCTGTATGAGCGTACTAGACTTGGTCCAGACACATCTGGTGCTTGAAGACACTGACAACGAGAACAAAGTATTCTACAGCAAGATGCAGGCTGACTACTGTCGCTACTTGGCCGAGTTCACCACCGGCCCGGAACTCAAGGAGGCGTCAAAGAAGGCGCAGGCCTCCTACAATAGAGCCTGGCAACTGGCAATGGATCTGCCTCCCACACACCCCTTGCGCCTGGGTCTGGCCCTGAATTTCTCGGTGTTCCACTACGAGATCATGCACTCAATCGAGCAGGCCATCGCCCTCGCAAGGTCCGCTTTCGATAGTGCCCTTGGCGACCTGGATAAACTGAGCGAAGAAAACTACAAAGACTCGACACTCATCATGCAGCTGCTCCGCGACAACCTCACACTATGGATGGCCGCCAAGCAAA CAGTAAGGAACATTGACGATGATGGCGCGCCTGAGAACCAGAATTAG
- the LOC6902006 gene encoding 14-3-3 protein epsilon-like isoform X1: MSERSDNLYRAKLADQAKRYADMAEAMKKTVKMGEELTVEERHLLSAAFKNQIGKLRSSWRVVNSIQRKEEAAGNVENLAAIRTYREQLENELGDVCMSVLDLVQTHLVLEDTDNENKVFYSKMQADYCRYLAEFTTGPELKEASKKAQASYNRAWQLAMDLPPTHPLRLGLALNFSVFHYEIMHSIEQAIALARSAFDSALGDLDKLSEENYKDSTLIMQLLRDNLTLWMAAKQIRNIDDDGAPENQN; this comes from the exons ATGTCTGAGCGCAGTGACAATCTTTACAGGGCAAAATTGGCTGACCAGGCCAAACGTTACGCGGACATGGCCGAGGCCATGAAGAAGACCGTTAAGATGGGCGAAGAGCTGACTGTGGAGGAGCGCCACCTGCTCTCGGCGGCATTCAAGAACCAGATTGGTAAGCTGCGCTCTTCGTGGCGCGTCGTAAACTCGATCCAAAGGAAGGAGGAGGCCGCCGGGAACGTGGAGAACCTGGCCGCTATCCGTACCTACCGTGAGCAGTTGGAGAACGAGCTCGGTGACGTCTGTATGAGCGTACTAGACTTGGTCCAGACACATCTGGTGCTTGAAGACACTGACAACGAGAACAAAGTATTCTACAGCAAGATGCAGGCTGACTACTGTCGCTACTTGGCCGAGTTCACCACCGGCCCGGAACTCAAGGAGGCGTCAAAGAAGGCGCAGGCCTCCTACAATAGAGCCTGGCAACTGGCAATGGATCTGCCTCCCACACACCCCTTGCGCCTGGGTCTGGCCCTGAATTTCTCGGTGTTCCACTACGAGATCATGCACTCAATCGAGCAGGCCATCGCCCTCGCAAGGTCCGCTTTCGATAGTGCCCTTGGCGACCTGGATAAACTGAGCGAAGAAAACTACAAAGACTCGACACTCATCATGCAGCTGCTCCGCGACAACCTCACACTATGGATGGCCGCCAAGCAAA TAAGGAACATTGACGATGATGGCGCGCCTGAGAACCAGAATTAG
- the LOC6902006 gene encoding 14-3-3 protein epsilon-like isoform X2: protein MAEAMKKTVKMGEELTVEERHLLSAAFKNQIGKLRSSWRVVNSIQRKEEAAGNVENLAAIRTYREQLENELGDVCMSVLDLVQTHLVLEDTDNENKVFYSKMQADYCRYLAEFTTGPELKEASKKAQASYNRAWQLAMDLPPTHPLRLGLALNFSVFHYEIMHSIEQAIALARSAFDSALGDLDKLSEENYKDSTLIMQLLRDNLTLWMAAKQTVRNIDDDGAPENQN, encoded by the exons ATGGCCGAGGCCATGAAGAAGACCGTTAAGATGGGCGAAGAGCTGACTGTGGAGGAGCGCCACCTGCTCTCGGCGGCATTCAAGAACCAGATTGGTAAGCTGCGCTCTTCGTGGCGCGTCGTAAACTCGATCCAAAGGAAGGAGGAGGCCGCCGGGAACGTGGAGAACCTGGCCGCTATCCGTACCTACCGTGAGCAGTTGGAGAACGAGCTCGGTGACGTCTGTATGAGCGTACTAGACTTGGTCCAGACACATCTGGTGCTTGAAGACACTGACAACGAGAACAAAGTATTCTACAGCAAGATGCAGGCTGACTACTGTCGCTACTTGGCCGAGTTCACCACCGGCCCGGAACTCAAGGAGGCGTCAAAGAAGGCGCAGGCCTCCTACAATAGAGCCTGGCAACTGGCAATGGATCTGCCTCCCACACACCCCTTGCGCCTGGGTCTGGCCCTGAATTTCTCGGTGTTCCACTACGAGATCATGCACTCAATCGAGCAGGCCATCGCCCTCGCAAGGTCCGCTTTCGATAGTGCCCTTGGCGACCTGGATAAACTGAGCGAAGAAAACTACAAAGACTCGACACTCATCATGCAGCTGCTCCGCGACAACCTCACACTATGGATGGCCGCCAAGCAAA CAGTAAGGAACATTGACGATGATGGCGCGCCTGAGAACCAGAATTAG
- the LOC26533452 gene encoding midasin-like, translating into MHGYWLLLEDLDAATQDTYTILSSLLERQCLNVSGFRDSVKIGPGFQLLVTVRTNKSVSNSGQISLYSLLDKYLNTINVLPLSRNELCKVTICVSGNRTTRRTTRRSTWCCPLSRSHSHPVPTRAAWSRFGI; encoded by the exons ATGCATGGCTACTGGCTGTTGCTGGAGGATCTGGATGCCGCCACCCAAGACACCTACACAATTCTGAGCAGTTTGCTAGAGAGGCAGTGCCTGAACGTTTCCGGCTTTCGCGACTCTGTGAAGATTGGGCCGGGCTTCCAATTGCTGGTGACAGTGCG GACCAACAAATCGGTCAGCAATTCGGGACAGATATCGCTCTATTCGCTGCTGGATAAATATCTGAATACGATCAACGTTCTGCCGCTCTCTCGCAACGAGCTGTGCAAGGTGACAATCTGCGTCAGCGGGAATCGAACGACAAGGCGGACAACACGGAGAAGTACGTGGTGCTGCCCTTTGAGCAGGTCACACTCTCATCCAGTCCCAACTCGGGCCGCCTGGTCTCGATTCGGGATCTGA
- the LOC6902005 gene encoding protein cutoff-like, protein MFANESMMISDEILLNIKPHVITQADRCDFPEFSRPVAHGGFSLSPDGKFENNENRLRYVVVPEVNKFQVHLGDSERSPPRRLLMSRPGLDNILLYMESTGTSHLSAKLKVEVSYDIVCTTEVLELIMRTPYEMMVNWTLAVTKYRNTIYISPVVPEDLKTSPMKELNADWLAKLRRHFLSENANAMLKPCDPMEPTGQYNGVFSFSINGTRFIFDSPVLAEGFRIGSVRNSNDVFTDLQFRPDSMSVDEWATHNRCDALKWWSKCFLVGIENIYIANVNRHIIAHTINKISVRQLWKDCEKVWSPQVCVNFLVRLVDQIRSFMSLVDCPKTVYLMKFDASQGEISYTLYPGRNPFTFIPDWFPIMLDERMEDLHNTS, encoded by the exons ATGTTTGCAA ATGAATCCATGATGATTTCTGATGagatattattaaatataaaacctCACGTTATTACCCAAGCGGACCGATGTGACTTTCCAGAATTTTCTAGGCCAGTGGCTCACGGGGGCTTCAGCTTATCGCCAGATGGAAAATTTGAGAACAACGAAAATCGATTGCGCTACGTAGTCGTTCCAGAAGTGAACAAATTCCAAGTGCACCTGGGGGACTCTGAGCGGAGTCCTCCGCGAAGGTTACTCATGTCGCGGCCAGGCTTGGACAACATACTATTGTACATGGAGAGCACTGGGACATCCCATCTAAGCGCCAAACTGAAGGTGGAAGTCAGTTACGACATTGTGTGCACCACCGAAGTTCTCGAACTAATCATGAGGACTCCCTACGAAATGATGGTAAACTGGACCCTCGCCGTGACTAAGTATCGAAACACGATTTACATCAGCCCCGTGGTTCCTGAGGATCTAAAAACTTCTCCCATGAAGGAACTGAATGCTGATTGGCTCGCAAAGCTTCGTAGGCACTTCCTATCCG agaatgcaaatgcaatgcTGAAACCATGCGACCCAATGGAACCGACTGGACAATACAACGGAGTGTTTTCCTTCAGCATAAATGGCACACGTTTTATTTTCGATTCACCAGTTCTGGCCGAAGGTTTTAGGATAGGAAGTGTCAGGAA TTCAAATGATGTCTTTACGGACCTGCAGTTTCGCCCAGACAGTATGAGCGTGGATGAATGGGCTACGCACAACCGTTGCGACGCCCTCAAGTGGTGGTCCAAGTGCTTTCTGGTGGGCATCGAAAACATTTACATTGCTAATGTTAACCGCCACATCATCGCGCACACCATTAACAAGATATCTGTGCGCCAACTTTGGAAGGACTGC GAAAAAGTGTGGTCACCGCAGGTCTGTGTCAATTTCCTGGTGCGGCTGGTGGACCAGATTCGCAGCTTTATGTCGTTAGTCGACTGCCCCAAGACCGTGTATCTGATGAAGTTTGATGCTAGCCAGGGGGAGATCTCGTACACATTGTATCCTGGCAGGAACCCGTTCACCTTCATTCCCGATTGGTTTCCCATAATGTTGGACGAGCGCATGGAGGACCTCCACAACACTTCATAA
- the LOC6902004 gene encoding protein disulfide-isomerase A3-like, which yields MDANTDKIVLICAPHLSNKLQASTVKCEGSTESDLTTFIKENYHGLVGYRTQDTSRDFQNPLITAYYSVDYQKNPKGTNYWRNRVLKVAKEFAGQISFAISSKDDFQHELIEYGYDFIGDKPTVLARDAKNLKYSLKDEFSVENLQDLLEKLLADELEPYVKSEPVPESNDTPVKVVVAKNFDDLVINNGKDTLIKFYAPWCGHCKKLTPIYEELAEKLQDDDMVIVKRDATANDVPPEFNVRGFPTLFWLPKDSKNKPVSYNGGREVDDFIKYIANEATTELKSFDRDGRPKITEL from the exons ATGGACGCAAACACCGATAAGATTGTGCTGATCTGTGCTCCACATTTGAGCAACAAGTTACAGGCTTCCACAGTCAAGTGTGAGGGAAGCACTGAGTCCGACCTGACCACCTTCATCAAGGAGAATTA CCATGGCTTGGTTGGTTATCGTACGCAGGACACTTCGCGGGACTTCCAGAACCCCTTGATCACCGCCTACTACAGCGTCGACTACCAGAAGAATCCCAAGGGCACCAACTACTGGCGCAACCGTGTCCTGAAGGTGGCCAAGGAATTTGCCGGCCAAATTAGCTTTGCCATTAGCTCCAAGGACGACTTCCAGCACGAATTGATCGAATACGGCTACGATTTTATTGGTGACAAGCCCACCGTTTTGGCCCGTGATGCCAAGAATCTCAAGTACTCTCTGAAGGATGAGTTCTCCGTGGAGAACCTACAAGATTTGCTTGAGAAGCTGCTGGCCGACGAACTGGAGCCATATGTCAAGAGCGAGCCCGTCCCAGAGTCGAACGATACTCCGGTCAAGGTGGTTGTAGCTAAGAACTTTGACGATCTGGTGATCAACAACGGCAAGGACACGCTTATTAAGTTCTACGCCCCATGGTGCGGCCACTGCAAGAAGCTGACTCCCATCTACGAGGAGCTGGCCGAGAAACTGCAAGACGACGATATGGTCATTGTCAAAAGGGATGCCACGGCCAACGATGTGCCACCAGAGTTCAATGTGCGTGGATTCCCCACACTCTTCTGGCTCCCCAAGGACTCGAAGAATAAGCCCGTAAGCTACAACGGGGGTCGCGAGGTCGATGATTTCATCAAATACATTGCCAACGAGGCGACCACAGAACTGAAGAGCTTCGACCGTGACGGAAGGCCCAAGATTACCGAGCTCTAA